A stretch of the Opisthocomus hoazin isolate bOpiHoa1 chromosome 2, bOpiHoa1.hap1, whole genome shotgun sequence genome encodes the following:
- the UCN gene encoding urocortin gives MLRALLTLLLLLAPPPPAAARPARPDGSVPAAAAGPGERDPPPWPPLSPPVPERWRTRRDEPPLSIDLTFHLLRHLLLLARAQSQRARADSNRLILDAVGR, from the coding sequence ATGCTGCGGGCGCTGCtcaccctcctgctgctgctcgcccccccgccgcccgccgccgcccgccccgcccgccccgacgGCTCCGTCCCGGCGGCCGCGGCAGGGcccggggagcgggaccccccgCCGTGGCCGCCGCTGTCGCCGCCGGTCCCGGAGCGGTGGCGGACGCGGCGGGACGAGCCCCCGCTCTCCATCGACCTCACCTTCCACCTCCTGCGGCATCTCCTGCTGCTCGCCCGCGCCCAGAGCCAGCGTGCCCGCGCCGACAGCAACCGGCTGATCCTCGACGCCGTCGGGCGCTGA
- the TRIM54 gene encoding tripartite motif-containing protein 54, giving the protein MNFAVGLKPLLAEARSMESLEKQLICPICLEMFTKPVVILPCQHNLCRKCANDVFQASNPLWQSRGSGAVPSGGRFRCPSCRHEVVLDRHGVYGLQRNLLVENIIDIYKQESARPLHAKAEQQLMCEEHEDERINIYCLRCEAPTCSLCKVFGAHKDCEVAPLPAVYQRQKSELSDGIAMLVAGNDRIQAIITQMEEICHTIEENGRRQKQHLGLRFDSLYGILEERKKELLQSIAREQEAKVQLVRGLIRQYGDHLEASSKLVESAIQAMEEPQMAVYLQHSKELLKKITDMSKVSMSSRPEPGYENMDHFSINVDYVAEMLRTIEFQTEPLGEDEADGPGDGSEAAVEDDRLDGLEVPEAVEDLGPRQKPASSPHGARVPGVPGVPTARC; this is encoded by the exons ATGAACTTCGCGGTGGGGCTGAAGCCGCTGCTGGCGGAGGCGCGGAGCATGGAGagcctggagaagcagctgatCTGCCCCATCTGCCTGGAGATGTTCACCAAGCCCGTGGTcatcctgccctgccagcacaaCCTCTGCCGCAAGTGTGCCAACGACGTCTTCCAG GCCTCCAACCCGCTGTGGCAGTCGCGGGGGTCCGGCGCGGTGCCGTCGGGTGGGCGGTTCCGGTGCCCGTCGTGCCGCCACGAAGTGGTGCTGGACCGGCACGGGGTGTACGGGCTGCAGCGGAACCTGCTCGTGGAGAACATCATCGACATCTACAAGCAGGAGTCGGCcag GCCCCTGCACGCCAAGGCCGAGCAGCAGCTCATGTGCGAGGAGCACGAGGACGAGCGGATCAACATCTACTGCCTGCGCTGCGAGGCGCCCACCTGCTCCCTCTGCAAGGTCTTCGGGGCGCACAAGGACTGCGAGGTCGCGCCGCTGCCCGCCGTCTACCAGCGCCAAAAG AGCGAGCTCAGCGACGGCATCGCCATGCTGGTGGCGGGCAACGACCGCATCCAGGCCATCATCACCCAGATGGAGGAGATCTGCCACACCATCGAG GAGAACGGTCGGCGGCAGAAGCAGCACCTGGGGCTGCGCTTCGACTCGCTGTACGGCATCCTGGAGGAGCGGAagaaggagctgctgcagagcatcgCGCGGGAGCAGGAGGCGAAGGTGCAGCTCGTGCGGGGCCTCATCCGCCAGTACGGCGACCACCTGGAGGCCTCCTCCAAGCTGGTGGAGTCGGCCATCCAGGCCATGGAGGAGCCCCAGATGGCCGTGTACCTTCAG CACTCCAAGGAGCTCCTGAAAAa GATCACGGACATGTCCAAGGTGTCCATGAGCAGCCGACCGGAACCTGGCTACGAGAACATGGACCACTTCTCCATCAACGTGGACTACGTGGCAGAGATGCTGAGGACCATAGAGTTCCAGACAG AACCGCTGGGCGAGGATGAGGCCGACGGACCCGGGGATGGCAGCGAGGCCGCGGTGGAGGACGACCGGCTGGACGGCCTGGAGGTGCCGGAAGCCGTGGAGG ATCTGGGGCCGAGGCAGAAGCCGGCGAGCTCTCCCCATG gggccagggtccctggggtccccggggtccccACGGCCCGGTGCTGA
- the DNAJC5G gene encoding dnaJ homolog subfamily C member 5G, producing the protein MAEPGRPQRKLSRVGESLYRVLGLQKGSSPEEIKKAYRKLALRYHPDKNPDDPAAAERFKEINSAHATLSDEAKRRLYDQYGSLGLYVAEQFGDDAVKHYFLMSKWWFQALALCCGALTCCCCCCCCFFCCGTCCPPKEDESYKYVDPKDLEAQMCAEDSDPQVPVVAQPPPASAEPLPAAGTRTDA; encoded by the exons ATGGCGGAGCCCGGGCGGCCGCAGCGGAAGCTGTCGCGGGTTGGGGAGAGCCTCTACCGCGTCCTGGGCCTGCAGAAGGGCAGCTCCCCCGAGGAGATCAAGAAGGCCTACCG GAAGCTGGCGCTCCGGTACCACCCGGACAAGAACCCCGACGACCCGGCGGCGGCCGAGCGCTTCAAGGAGATCAACAGCGCGCACGCCACGCTGAGCGACGAGGCCAAGCGCCGCCTCTACGACCAGTACGGCTCGCTGGGGCTCTACGTGGCCGAGCAGTTCGGCGACGATGCCGTTAAGCACTACTTCCTCATGTCCAAGTGGTGGTTCCAG GCCCTGGCTCTCTGCTGCGGTGCtctgacctgctgctgctgctgctgttgctgcttcttCTGCTGCGGGACGTGCTGCCCGCCAAAAGAGGATGAGTCCTACAAGTATGTCGACCCCAAGGACCTGGAGGCGCAGATGTGTGCAGAGGACAGTG ACCCGCAGGTACCGGTTGTGGCGCAGCCGCCGCCTGCCAGCGCGGAGCCGCTGCCGGCTGCCGGCACCAGGACGGACGCCTGA
- the MPV17 gene encoding mitochondrial inner membrane protein Mpv17 isoform X1, with amino-acid sequence MAAGRRRMRRDAGATAPRDEGLLASGPPRRERNGGGAGALPGSRPAEEAGEAARGQPRALMGAGDVAAQQLVERRGLRGHHGPRTLKMVAMGVCFVGPVVGGWYRILDRLVPGATKVVAVKKMVLDQGGFAPCFLGCFLAITGAMNGLSAEENWSKIRQLLETSAEAESACPERLRGRAADELLHLAAGADRKLLLRAPAAQAGRRPVRRHRLELLPLLEGESAVRGSGVPRLPAA; translated from the exons ATGgcagccgggaggaggaggatgaggagggacgcTGGTGCCACCGCTCCCCGCGACGAGGGCTTGCTGGCTTCAGGGCCCCCAAGAAGGGAGCGGAATGGCGGCGGGGCTGGAGCCCTGCCTGGGAGCCGTCCCGCGGAGGAGGCCGGCGAAGCAGCGCGGGGCCAGCCGA GGGCCCTGATGGGAGCCGGCGACGTGGCCGCGCAGCAGCTGGTggagcggcgggggctgcgtGGGCACCACGGCCCCCGCACCCTGAAGATGGTGGCGATGGGCGTCTGCTTCGTG GGCCCCGTTGTGGGCGGCTGGTACAGGATCCTGGATCGGCTCGTCCCGGGGGCCACCAAGGTGGTGGCCGTGAAGAAGATGGTCCTGGACCAG GGGGGCTTCGCCCCGTGTTTCCTCGGCTGCTTCCTCGCCATCACGGGCGCCATGAACGGTCTGTCGGCGGAGGAGAACTGGTCGAAGATCCGGCAG TTGCTGGAAACCAGCGCGGAAGCTGAGTCAGCATGTCCAGAGC GACTACGTGGACGCGCTGCTGACGAACTACTGC ATCTGGCCGCCGGTGCAGATCGCAAACTTCTACTTCGTGCCCCTGCAGCACAG gcTGGCCGTCGTCCAGTGCGTCGCCATCGTCTGGAACTGCTACCTCTCCTGGAAGGCGAATCGGCTGTGAGGGGGAGCGGTGTCCCCCGCCTGCCTGCTGCCTGA
- the MPV17 gene encoding mitochondrial inner membrane protein Mpv17 isoform X2, translating into MAAGRRRMRRDAGATAPRDEGLLASGPPRRERNGGGAGALPGSRPAEEAGEAARGQPRALMGAGDVAAQQLVERRGLRGHHGPRTLKMVAMGVCFVGPVVGGWYRILDRLVPGATKVVAVKKMVLDQGGFAPCFLGCFLAITGAMNGLSAEENWSKIRQDYVDALLTNYCIWPPVQIANFYFVPLQHRLAVVQCVAIVWNCYLSWKANRL; encoded by the exons ATGgcagccgggaggaggaggatgaggagggacgcTGGTGCCACCGCTCCCCGCGACGAGGGCTTGCTGGCTTCAGGGCCCCCAAGAAGGGAGCGGAATGGCGGCGGGGCTGGAGCCCTGCCTGGGAGCCGTCCCGCGGAGGAGGCCGGCGAAGCAGCGCGGGGCCAGCCGA GGGCCCTGATGGGAGCCGGCGACGTGGCCGCGCAGCAGCTGGTggagcggcgggggctgcgtGGGCACCACGGCCCCCGCACCCTGAAGATGGTGGCGATGGGCGTCTGCTTCGTG GGCCCCGTTGTGGGCGGCTGGTACAGGATCCTGGATCGGCTCGTCCCGGGGGCCACCAAGGTGGTGGCCGTGAAGAAGATGGTCCTGGACCAG GGGGGCTTCGCCCCGTGTTTCCTCGGCTGCTTCCTCGCCATCACGGGCGCCATGAACGGTCTGTCGGCGGAGGAGAACTGGTCGAAGATCCGGCAG GACTACGTGGACGCGCTGCTGACGAACTACTGC ATCTGGCCGCCGGTGCAGATCGCAAACTTCTACTTCGTGCCCCTGCAGCACAG gcTGGCCGTCGTCCAGTGCGTCGCCATCGTCTGGAACTGCTACCTCTCCTGGAAGGCGAATCGGCTGTGA